A portion of the Streptomyces coeruleoprunus genome contains these proteins:
- a CDS encoding Crp/Fnr family transcriptional regulator yields the protein MNHTGDDDKTWCISEIDIFRDLSEAEMDAIADAAPMKTYTAGELLYSPSQPSEVLFILKKGRVRIFRVSTDGRALTCAIISPGTIFGEMALLGQRMYDNFAEALDDVTVCVMSRADVHRFLLSDARISARITEILGRRLTDLEQRLSDSVFKSVPQRIATTLLTLVADTRPRVLGARGPQIALTHQQIAALAGTSRETTTKVLRDFADQHLIRLARGRITVLDMERLADHAG from the coding sequence ATGAACCACACCGGTGACGACGACAAGACCTGGTGCATCTCCGAGATCGACATCTTCCGCGATCTGAGCGAAGCGGAGATGGACGCCATCGCCGACGCTGCGCCCATGAAGACGTACACCGCCGGCGAGCTGCTCTACTCGCCGTCCCAGCCCTCCGAGGTGCTGTTCATCCTCAAGAAGGGGCGCGTCCGCATCTTCCGCGTCTCCACCGACGGCCGCGCCCTGACCTGCGCCATCATCAGCCCCGGCACCATCTTCGGAGAGATGGCGCTGCTCGGGCAGCGGATGTACGACAACTTCGCCGAAGCCCTCGACGACGTCACCGTCTGCGTCATGAGCCGCGCCGACGTCCACCGCTTCCTGCTCTCCGACGCCCGTATCTCCGCACGCATCACCGAGATCCTCGGCCGCCGCCTGACCGACCTCGAACAGCGCCTGTCCGACAGCGTCTTCAAATCCGTGCCCCAGCGCATCGCCACCACCCTGCTCACCCTCGTCGCCGACACCCGGCCACGGGTGCTCGGTGCGCGCGGCCCGCAGATCGCGCTGACCCACCAGCAGATCGCCGCCCTCGCCGGCACCTCCCGCGAAACCACCACGAAGGTCCTGCGCGATTTCGCCGACCAGCACCTGATCCGCCTCGCCCGGGGCCGTATCACGGTCCTCGACATGGAACGGCTCGCCGACCACGCGGGCTGA